The Carnobacterium sp. 17-4 genome has a window encoding:
- a CDS encoding 2-keto-3-deoxygluconate permease yields MTVLLPVLGWNIGQGMNLIEGLQSGIYGIILVIIFYVLMSPIVIVDQKLLKNDGVAALSMNSVAGVSASFPAIIAQANPGLESYVDSATTQIVTLAIITILVTLILVRKLYGKTHSGSSNVSRILSRGL; encoded by the coding sequence ATTACCGTATTACTTCCAGTTTTGGGATGGAACATTGGTCAAGGAATGAATCTGATTGAAGGGCTTCAGTCTGGTATTTACGGGATTATCCTTGTGATAATATTTTATGTTTTGATGAGTCCGATAGTGATTGTTGATCAAAAACTCCTTAAGAATGATGGAGTAGCAGCATTATCGATGAACTCCGTAGCGGGAGTATCCGCATCGTTTCCAGCAATTATTGCTCAAGCAAATCCTGGACTGGAATCTTACGTGGATAGTGCAACCACTCAAATCGTTACGTTAGCCATTATCACGATTTTAGTTACACTCATATTGGTCCGTAAATTATACGGAAAAACGCATTCAGGTAGTAGCAACGTCTCAAGAATTTTATCCAGAGGACTATGA
- a CDS encoding alpha/beta hydrolase: MDYINIPGSTNEFYVLFHGTGGNEYSLLSVIGDIDPNASIISFLGDVESGSDRRFFAPLKNGKLQHDDFNEKVNQFLRLWDSIKPTDSKVTFVGYSNGANFLLGLLEKRQDIADKIVLLHPSNLGYTFESVSKSTIFITSGATDSLSLPSESLQLSKQLGNHFPATKLVLLDSGHEVSNEEVAKIAVFLRE, from the coding sequence ATGGATTATATTAACATACCAGGTTCTACAAATGAATTTTATGTTTTATTTCACGGCACAGGCGGCAATGAATACAGTCTTTTATCTGTCATTGGTGATATTGATCCGAATGCATCTATTATCAGTTTTTTAGGCGATGTAGAGTCTGGTTCGGATAGAAGATTTTTTGCACCTTTGAAAAATGGCAAACTGCAACATGATGATTTCAATGAAAAAGTTAATCAGTTTCTTAGGTTATGGGACTCGATTAAACCAACTGATTCTAAAGTCACTTTTGTAGGTTATTCAAATGGAGCAAACTTTCTGCTAGGACTGCTAGAAAAACGTCAAGATATCGCTGATAAAATCGTGTTGCTCCATCCTTCAAATTTAGGTTATACATTTGAATCAGTTTCAAAGAGCACTATCTTTATCACTAGTGGAGCGACAGATAGTTTATCTCTTCCAAGTGAATCGCTTCAGTTGTCTAAACAGTTGGGAAATCATTTTCCCGCAACAAAACTTGTGTTATTGGATAGCGGTCATGAAGTATCTAATGAAGAAGTTGCTAAGATAGCAGTTTTTTTAAGGGAATAA
- a CDS encoding VOC family protein, with product MLNKSIIHHVSVINRNIEQSFQFYHNLLGLDLILKTVNQDDVEMYHLFFGDTKGRPGTEFTIFQIKDGVDRTFGTNAIERTIFAVTNEAALYFWESRLNEFGIFNCEIEEYNDSKILRFEDFDGVQLGIVPVRDVNNDFFPRKTYEIDLENAILGIDSVHLRVRYPLATSKNMQHMFNLEHTKTISQGDFPTLVLTKNNTLFNQEIHIIEDKRSALEVPGIGSAHHIALSVKNTEELSTIEQKVVERNFKNSGVKFREFFTSIYFREPNQLLFEVATEESALIKEDYGTTNFDDIPLALPSFLEPKRESIERHLYK from the coding sequence ATGTTGAATAAGTCTATTATACATCATGTTTCCGTCATTAATCGGAACATTGAACAATCATTCCAGTTTTATCATAACCTATTGGGTTTAGATTTAATATTAAAAACAGTTAACCAAGATGATGTAGAAATGTACCATTTGTTTTTTGGTGATACTAAGGGAAGACCAGGAACTGAATTCACTATTTTTCAGATAAAAGATGGTGTAGACAGAACGTTTGGCACGAATGCTATTGAGAGAACTATATTTGCCGTTACGAATGAGGCAGCTCTTTATTTTTGGGAAAGCCGTTTGAACGAATTCGGTATATTTAATTGTGAAATTGAAGAATACAATGATTCAAAGATTTTACGCTTTGAAGATTTTGATGGTGTTCAACTAGGAATAGTACCTGTTAGAGACGTTAATAACGATTTTTTCCCTAGAAAAACTTATGAGATTGATTTAGAAAATGCTATTTTAGGAATCGATTCAGTCCATTTGCGCGTCCGCTATCCTCTTGCAACTTCTAAAAATATGCAGCATATGTTTAACTTAGAACACACTAAAACTATTTCTCAAGGAGATTTCCCTACCTTAGTTCTCACAAAAAACAACACCTTATTTAATCAAGAAATTCATATTATCGAAGATAAAAGAAGTGCGCTAGAAGTGCCCGGCATTGGATCAGCGCATCATATTGCATTATCCGTTAAAAATACTGAAGAGTTAAGTACCATTGAGCAAAAAGTTGTGGAGCGAAACTTTAAAAATTCAGGCGTGAAATTTAGAGAATTTTTCACCTCTATCTACTTTAGAGAACCTAACCAGCTCTTATTTGAAGTTGCAACAGAAGAAAGTGCACTTATAAAAGAAGATTATGGAACCACTAATTTTGATGACATTCCATTAGCCTTACCTAGTTTTTTAGAACCTAAAAGAGAGTCGATTGAACGCCATTTGTATAAATAA